The genomic segment tattaaaaaaatcatagatttgatttcaaaggtaaaattaaaaattattattgtcattagttttagtattattcttattgttactattactattagtattactactactactactattactattattattaaatttgaaaaaaaaatattattctttttattataaatattattatttttattgttattagaGGAGCCATACCCAAGCAATCTCATATTCAAAATCCATCTATAGTCCCTTGAATCTAGCTaaatccaaaagaaataattaaaataaacaactcAGCGCAGTCACATAGTACTTATACCAACTCGGCACAGTGACAAAGCACTTATACCTGCCTAGAACGAAGAGAAATAGCAAAGAAACCACTATCATCCccttcaaaatcaaccaaaaccaGGAGCTACCACGCAATATGGAACGTTGCAAGCAAGACCTGTATCTAACCACCAACCTCTCCACACTAAACAAATCAGGAAAATGTCAGGCCAATAAATATCACTGACAACAAACAACCCACAACATGCCATGCACACCACGAAAAAATGGCAAAAAGCAAACCGCTCACAACTTGTCGCGAGAAtcaagtgtgtttggtattgcggtagccattgtggttgtagtttgaaaaaagttgtttttataaaaagtatttttagttgcggttggtttgaaaaaaataggtgtttggttaaaactatgattgaaattgaggttgaacaaaaagtagtttaatgtgttttgttaagaatgcttttgaaattgaggttataaaataattttaaaaaagatatattaatattgatggtttttaatttaaatattgtaaatttaattattgctataacatcatgaaataaataatactttatataaagtattttttattatttcattaaaccatctacaattctattacatacaaaattcatccggTAAGAACttcagtttttataattttttgagcgtgcaataaaattagataaaatattatcaggaataaaattgatttgatattacagtgcgagtgaatttaattcactctacactagtttttcaaggaaaaaaaatattgtttacatgacaatgcgagtgaatttaattcattctaaactagttttttttttaaattgtacaaaaaataaacacactaaaaaaaaaacttgttcacgtgaacagtgcaagtgaattgcattGTTTCCTGAGACACTGATGGAGAAAAGCAGCCAGGAGTTGCTTCACCAAAATCGCATGCAAAACGTGAATTATCATGGGCCCCATCACAAATAAATTGCATTTTTTACATAACCAAACATAATGTTTGTTGTGGTTGCTTTAAACGTAGAAGCAACCATGCAAACAAACGGCCTCTAACTCCTCCCCGATAAACACTGCTTTAATCCACAGTGAAAACATTCACAATCCAGAATAAAAAACTGAGCTTTCTTagcttttgttataattatagtttAGCTTCTGCCACTACCAGTGGTTGCTACAGtaattcatttttgtttaaaGTAGCTATTTAACCCAATGTTAAAATGCaagttatttataaaaagaaattcaaagtaTCAGTTAAAAAACTCATgtaagtatttaattaaataaaccaaataaattgataattatttatataaataaataaaaacaaaattgttaacaataataaaaaattgagagacGGATATAggctaaaatatttaatattataatacgAGTGATTTACTCGGttgtatttaatgaatttatttatgaaaaccAATATGTAACAGAAATCgacaaacacataaaatttattaaataaaagaaaagaaaaaaattgcataCTAGgatgcacatattaaaaatattgtaaaacaataaatattttttaaataagcttaatctatataaaaaatatagataaatcaTGCTAACcttgtaaaaaaactaaacatgctcaatataataaaaaaatcattatctcaaaaaggctaaataagacaaacaaatcacaaagaaatgttattaatcaaaacataaaggcaaaaaatattaaaaaaaacatacaaaaaagaagtaatctaaaaaaaagaaaattatataaaaaaagaatgaggccAGGCGTTGTGGGCCTGATCAACCAAGCCTAGCACCCGGTccataaaaaaaaggcatgCGCATGAGTCTTTCCCCCCTGAAGTTAATGAGGTGAATGACATGTTGTCCGTCTCATTCtttgccaaaaaaataatctataattGCTTAGAATCAGGCTACTGTGGTGGCCGGAAAAACAAGactcttgtatttttaatttattttgactcAAAGCATCTAGAAAACACGCTTGGAACCTTATTCAACCAATCTATAGcctttaaaaacttaaaaaaccgCTCCAAAACCCATAATCAACCTGAAGTCCAAAATCTTTCAGAGCTCAGGTCtattttttataggtgttttcaaggttagaaaacgCTTAATCATAACTCTCCTCGtcatatgaaataaaattaacataaaaattaatcgTTTTAGAGCCTGAAATCATCGGCAACAAAGACTTTCTCTGTTTAAGTTGAAATCCCAGGACACCCTCCCTCCTCCgctaaaaaagactaaaaaagaagaagagaaaaatgaagtaTGGTACCAAAATGCAATGTTTAAAAGTTATAGGGACCGATTAACCTAATAGATTAAAAAGTTGGGGTACTAAAATAAACTTTCCAAACAAGTTGCAAAGTCGCCACCCATGTTACCCGTATTTTTCACTTAAgtcttctttctttcaattcaaccctcaccccctaaaaaatatacaatttagCTCCAATTTGGGTTAAAAAAGGCtcaatgtataaaataaaagtttgatgatcaaattaaaaattttgaaaattcttaCTATTATAATTCATAGTAAAATGTgagagaaaacaataaaaatggtTACAGGAAAAAAGCCTCACGATTTATATTATAGGTAATATGAagggagaaagagagaaaatgttCAACTAGGAATGATTTGTTCTTttgtcttatatatatatatatatggggtaatttagttatttcctcatatttaaaattttgatttcacCCAGTTgagaattatagttttttaaagttttgtaGGTAAgtgtgattttaatttttctctaatttttttagctgaaataaaaaataattctacaacgcttttaaagttttttcatctTATATTCAGTTTTTTATATCCCATAGATTACAACatctaaaagaatttatttatttgtatgcATCAAGTCGTTGTAATAGATGTATTTTTAAGATTGTCCGAGAAGGAAACTTAGCTCGCTTGGATATCCTTAACTgtcaaattgaaaagaaaaaaaaaatcattttaaacatGCTGTGCGACTTTTAGCTCTCGGttccttgatttttattttggtttgttttggcCATCCaattttagtttctttcaaATTGATCCTAAAACATTTCTTGGTTTTTGTCCtatattttttcattcctttttataAAACCATGATTCAattatcattttcaattttttcggGGACGTGatagtttttttactttttctggCTCGGTAAAATAACATAGCTACccctaaaataaaaacaaaattgatgtcCAATggatttttagtgttttcagatttttttagcacaggaaaattatttaattacctTTAAGAAAAAATCTACTAAACTATCTTTCAGaggctttttcatcttttcatcatcattttttggttaatatcaatttaatttagggACATTTTTGTAGTtgactaaatattaaatattataaaaaaaacatgttgatgcGTGCAACACACACTAGTAAGTGAGCGGCCGCCCTTTAGGCGTTGCATGGGAGGCCTTCTAGTTACCAAACGCCGCCTTTCACAGCGGTGTTTGAATCGTCTTGGCATCCCCTCCGTGGCGAGGCAATAAATCTGGCTAATGAACCTCTGATTTGGCGATGatgatcttttcttttcttttttcctttttttttcttctctttgatTTTTGTCCCCTTCAAAACTTCAAAGTTGCCCTTCAATTTGTTATTCCTTCagatttggtctttatttttttgttactattgttttatttggaataatttataaaatgagaattatttttcaatttcatcgctatttaatttttttcatctttcaaatttagtcctcattcttttgattactatttgttttatttgagataattttttaaattaatttgttttacaattttttcctcaagttttttttcctatcaaattttatcctatttttacttctttttttctttctatataacTTTTCACTAATTTAAGAAATGACCTAGCTCAGCTcggttctttttatttgtcatactttattgaatttattttgaaaaaaattttaaattgattttttttacttcatccttcaacattagattggttgaaaattaatttttttttagttccatccttcaaggttggaattttttgatattgagattcatgatttgtttcaatttcctttatatttttttatcattatcccATCATTTAGACCATACGTTTGACGGGTTAGCTTAGGTTggcttgaagttttttttaggattatttttttaaatttaatgtgttACATTCTGTTCTTTAGCATTATGTTGTTTTAGAAGTGAGCATCATGATCTTTTCCGGTCTGTCTTTTATTGAGTTATCTCATTCGCATGATCCAGGTCATAGAGCTTGGTTGGCTTGCTCGGTGtactagttgttttttttttcattgatttttttctcaattccatccttttatatatgatttgttCGGAATTAGaatttggcttttttttaatttgtttttctattaatttatcCTGATCGCATTACGTTAGTATATTTGGCATGCTCATTTAGATTGGTGAGAtcggttttttcttttttttcactttctttttcttttttatttatttgtctgaCAGGAATCCTAGCTTCATCACCTTTTTCATTACAGTGACCGTTCTTTTTTTGCAaatcctaatgacttttttttttaaacggtACATTAGCtgtcattatctttttttttttgctcaatcagagtcggtttttttttctctttaaaacacTCGGTTTTtgtaaccaataaaaaaaaaaaatcttacccaTGACACAACGTCAACCCACAAATCTAGTTATTCACTATTAAAGGagtctatttcttttttcctacATATAAGTATTATCTTAAAGCGATAGTTCCTGATCCTAAACTACGGAATTTAGAGAACAAACTAGATACCATGTTCCGCGTGATGTCACGCGCCTGTAGTATGCTTGTGCATTGCCATGAGtttgtaaaagaaattataaaaaaaataaaaatgtatatagagagaaaaactgttgtaatccacaatatttttaacgaaaaaactacaaagttaaattctcaaccagcttaatattaaaaaaattaaaatcgacagataattttgaaaaaaaatcataacaaaaaaaaggaaaaaaaactatgcatggaaacactgtagcaatatatatctatagtgtttcatgaggaaatctacaattttaattctcaatcagctcaatattaaaaataataaaattgataaagataattttaaaaaaaaaattaaaaaaaatcatgtgaggaaacactatagcaatccacaatgttttaaagaaaaaaactatgaagctaaattctcaaccagctcaatatataaaaaaaaatcgacaaagacaattctaaaaaaaacacaaaaaaaataaaaaaataaaaaaaaagaagataattttagaaaaaagaagaaaaaaaaacaaatgagaaaaaaaacatgtggggaaagttaaaactaaattctcaatcagctcaatattaaaaaaaaatcaacaaaaataattttgaaaaaaaacatgtgagaaacactgtagcaaaacaaaaaccatgtagaGAAACATTGTatcaatctacagtgttttaaagaaaaaaactacgaagcaaaattctcaacagctcaatatgaaaaatataaaatcgacaaagactattctagaaaaaaaaaaaccatgtaaaaaaacattgtagcaatccataatgttttaatgaaaaaaactacataactaaattcttaaccagttcaatattaaaaaaaattaacaaataattttaaaaaaacacaaacaaaaaagaataaattaaaaaaaataaaaagaaaacaatcttgagaaaaaaagaaaaagatcgtGGTAACCACTATGACAATCGAAAAcaatattgaaattgattttggtAGAAACCGtaatatattacaaaaaatgGTGATGAAACTTTAAATTCCATGatatattacaaaaaatgaATGTGCATGTTCTTTTGTACATGTTGCTCCTCTTatttcaaaactttaaaaattgtcAAGAGTTAACAACAAACAAGCTATGGCCTCTTACAAGTTAGAAGTAAAACTATCAAAACAAGAGAGGGGGAAACATAAACCAAGGAATAAATCGAAAGAAGTGAACTATATGGTCATTCCATATAATAATATATGGTTTTTATTGAAATGGAAGGGGTGATTAAGACTTCTATTTACTGGTCAAGAGGCATCCACTCCAGTTCTACTTGTAGTTCCCCAGATTCAACATTCTGGAGTTTCAATGAGATCTCCTGTTTCACCTTCCCGTCAACAATGTTTATGATGCTATCATCTACGAGGGCGTTGTCGTTTGATTTCAGCCATTTTCCAATCTGCATATTTCCAAACATTTCTGGATCCCCAAATGCCATTGCTGATGTGATCAATGGCTGGATGTCAATCTCTGCTTCCCCCATTATGTCATCGGCAGAAAATGTGTCATGATCAAAAACGCTCTGCAATGCATAACAAACAAAAGGTAAGGCAAATAGTTGCCATGAGCAAATTAGAATAACCAAGAATTTGTTCATTGACGGATAAAGGTGAAAGGATTCATTTAATGAGCTGTAGCAAATTAGTTTTAGTAACTGCAAatttatagcaaaaaaaaaaaaaaacacaagtattTGCCTGATTACTCAAGGTGACTATGTAGGTAGTTGTGGTTTATAACGACAACACAAGTATTATGTCccccatagttttaaaacccaaacTGACCCAGCAGGGTGACTCAAGGCCAACGTCTTTTTGTTATCCATAGCGATTTCACTTCAATACAACAGCACAACCACTATTGGACTCTACAACAGCCTTAGTCGCTACATTCTGTCTTTAATCCTAATCACTAATTTCTTCCCCTCTTCAATCTTCGCTTCAATTCAagcttcttcttcctaatccaCATGAAGATTTCTAGACTTCAGTTCAAAACCCATCCCTGGGTCACTcccatgaaagaatcaaaagataaaaagatttataagagaaaaaaaatactggcGTGGTAAAACTCTAGATGTTGATGGATGTGTGGATGGTTATCTCCAGACATTGATGGTTGTGGCATGGTTGGGGCTGTTGCGTTTTGGGTGGAGAGAGGAAGGGGAAGAAGGCTGCGATGTTATGAGTGGCTGGTGACGGCGTGTTTTATGGAGGCAGATGGTGATTTGATGGGAGAAAGGCAAATCGACAGGAACGTGGATAGGTGGCATGGATGTTTGAGGGTGGTGGAGAGAAGAGATGGTTTGTGGCAGAGttctcttttccatttttatttttttttgtatttgatatGTTGCAGcctccaattttttttacaggTCAGGAGCTAAATTCTAAAGCGTTCCCCTCtcctcttttgattttttcaatctaaatttCCAATAAAACAAACAGATGGCCATTTGGTCAACTGCAACCTGCCCTGCCCCTtatctgaatttttttaggTCAACTCGAGTTGATTCTCCTGACCTTCTAGGACTTAAACCAGGTTAATTCCTGGATCGAGTTTTAAAACGATGCTATATTCAATAACTTGCTTATGTATTCAAAATGGATACACGAACACAACCCTTTTAAATACTACATATGGGGGGTCAAATAGACCACAATGGGTTAACTAGGAAATTAGTGGATTTCCATCtccaagttgaaaaaaaaaaaaaaacagctaaagAGCTTTACTCTTGTAGCTTTGGATCCATGACTTCTTCATAAAAATTCGAatgcataaaaattataaacaaacttACCAACTTTATGGGCCCAAAATCCTGTGGAACAGATAGCATGAGTTCTTCATTCCAGACTGGATTCAAGTTGCTCTTCATCACGGTGGTTTGAGCAGTCTATTAACACAAATCACATTTTATCATTAGTGACTAGCATCAAAATCAAAGCAGCCCCTTCACtttcttaattataatataatattttaccaATCAAAATTGATCCGTCAGAATGAAGATGTATACAAAACATTTATTTGtcacttcaattaaaaaaaaattattatgaaactGCAGTCAAGATTTTACAAAGGTCTACGGGATGGCCAATAAATTGAATGGTATATTGGTATCAACCATTTATCAAATGGTTGTGATTAATATTATCCTTGgtaaaaatagacaaaaaagaaTCTCTACTTGGCATGGCACCAAAGATCCGCACCTGATTTTACAAATAGAAATTATTATATGAACTTGTCTCAAAGAAGAATTTGGAGAAataaaagtggaaaaaaataaaataaagatacaaatttcACTAACCTGTTTCCCAAGAGCAACGATCACATAGGGATCACTTGACATCATATCTCTAATAGCTAAATTTGTACCTTTTATAACTTTAACCTTCAATATTCCCATAAACTCTACTATGCCATCCTGTAACAATTTCTCAATGTTATCCAAGTATGAAAGAGAGTATGGAAACAAAAAAGGTAAGCCAAAAATTTACCAAATTCTGTGAGACACTCGGAATTTGAAAACTATCAAAAAGGTTTGTGGATAAACTTGACTtgagagaagaggaggaagtCTTCCCCGATGTGATCCGCAAACTAGGTTTCAAAAATTCTTGAAGCTCATACTTTGACCTGTGAGGAACGGAATAAGATATGCAAACACTATTAACATCCAATCTACGAACATCGGTAACTTTCTAGTGATAACACCATGCTTGATCTAATCTGCAATAAAAGTGACTTAATCTTTCCATATAAGTTTTATACtagaatgaaaaaagaaaattaaaaaaaaaaatgacagttTAACAGGGTGAGTGTTTTAAGGCAAATCATTTCTAACCTGATGAACCTCGTACGCTCCTCATTACTGGAATTTGGCCCTGGCTTTGAAACTCCTTCAGGTAAAAAGGCCTCATAAATTGAATTAGCAGACAAGTTTCCTCCAACTTCAATCATGGCATCGATTTCATCATCAGACCATTCATCCAACGTCACGGATAAAACCTGAACAATCCAAATTAATCATGTTCTAAACAAAAGAATCACCTGTTTGAACATGGTAAGATCAGCTATAAGCAAACATACAAACATCAATTGGAATTCATACTGTAAAAAGCAGGCACATACGTACATGAATGTTTTGTGTGGAAAAAAAGACACATAAAAAGTCAATCTTATTTCATTTTGCACACTCAAAATGAgacaaacaataacaaaacgATAAAAGAAACTTAAAAGGTCAAATATTTACACGACTAATTCATAAGCTTTTGTGACTAATTTAGATTAAACAAAGTGGTTGCTGTCAGAGCCAATGAAACAAAGAAGTCcaacataaaaaacaagagactaattaaatacaataaagaatataattagggatcttattttttcttctagatCGAAACATGCTCCCGGAATCAAACATGGACCGTATTCTGGATAATTCAACCATTCATTTTGTGCTCCTATAATCCAattgatctttctcttttccttggaaaataacttcaaattataaatCACCAAATGATTGCAATTATGCAAGCCACATGTACTTATTGCAAAAAAAACCATACATGTCATATTTGTTGCATCTTATGATATTTACAAATCACATTAATAAaacatgataataattaaatccatggttttctctattaattttttcttgtttattctttattatcttTAAGTTGTTTTAAGAAGAATAAAATCCTCAATCCCATTCCATCAGGAGTGGGTCTTAAGTGAAGCAAGGGATCATTCACCTAGGTTTAGTTTACTTGTAAAGAAATTTCTCAAATTGTAAGACAAATGCGACAAAATAGTGTTCTTAAAATCTTTTGACAAGGAATAGAGAAAGGCTACAATGGGATTAGTATTTGATTGttatgaaattttgattttctatgaTTATTCTAGTCTTTTAGTACAATTTAGTAGGTTTTCCTATCCTTATCAGGACTTTGACTATCAAATATtggtttttcacttttattattttttttgatgtctaTATATAAGCAACCTAGCTAGGCATTCAAGTTATGTATGGTGCTTTGATTCTTcaataaattgattttcttgGGAAATTGATTCgtgctattttttgttttcctcaATTGGTCCTACAATAATTCCAACCTGCCCTCATATCTAATATCTAACAAATTATGTTAATCTAAGAAGGGGATCAGTTGTAATTTTTCCTTTCCTCTAAGATAGGAGCATTCTCTCTTTCCCATTTATGTGAGATCTATCCTTTCAGTTTCCAAGTTTGATTGTCTTTGTTCTTCACTTACAGTCACTAAATTCTAAATAGTTCTCTGTACTTTTTGTTATtcataattatcttttatttcctctgttttggattttttatctCTACTTGTTTCACATTGTTTTCTTCATTATCCTCAGTTTATCTTCACTTCTATATCATTGTTTCCAATTCTAGATTCTAATCTAGGGTTATAAATTATACTGCGTCATGGAGGTTGATTTTAATATCATGCTCTCGATCAATGAAATGAATCAGATACAGCATATAAAGATGGGATGTTGAGTGCATCACGTGTATTATCATGAGTTAACTTCTCCTATACTGAGCCATAGTATGCTCTATTGTATGTTGAATTATAATCTAATGAAATTTCTAAccattttctcaaaaaaataaggttCTTTGCTTGATATATTAAATCAAGTGCCTAGTAGAACAACCCTACAAGAAGGTCTAGGATAAAAGGATTATATAGTTTCATTTCAAAACTGAAGCAAGTTCTCGTGTCTATTACCAAATGCAAGTAAATATTGTCGCTCAAATTGCAACGCCTAAACATTTGGACTATACTTCCCTACAACAATTGGTTCCTaacattgagaaaataaaattagaggCAATATGGAATAGTTACCTTCGAGATATGTGTACCAAGACTTCTGTGCACACCACAGCATTTTAAGCATATGAAAACCCCAATATTTGCTGATCTGGAGGAAAGAGAGTTACCAGATTTCTTAAAAGCACGgggtcaaaaaataaaataaccaaccTCAACATGACTTCAATTTAAACATATGCACAAAATATAACTTTTCAGATTGCTAATAAGAAGTGTGCATTTAAGCTCTGTTAATATGCATATTCACAGCCACAAGGCATTAACATTATTCAACTTACGCCCATTTTGGATCCGGAGCACCACAATCAGCGCAAAAGCGATTATCACTTTGGAGCAATAGATCTTTTAATCTTCTTTTACCTttgcaaaaaaacaacaaaaagtagTGATCAAATATATAGAATAGATAAGAAGATCTTTATAACACGATCAAACAAATTGATGCTGAAAATGGGAAAGGTGGGAAGCATAGATGGAATGGGAGGTATTACAgtcattaaaaaatgataaaaggtTGGCTACTTATTTGCAGAAGATACAACAAAAGGCATCAAATCATACATACTTATTGATCCAGCAAAAAGCAAAGTGTCCAAGTTCCaacagaaaacaaagaaaatacatgGTGTAATTGATTTATCTTATTTCATTAACAAAAGTAGGGAGAatggtgaaaaaaataaaggaatagaAGCATTGTGAACAATCTGGGAGTACTTCCATTCCTCCTCTAATCATTCCTCACATCTAACAACAGTTTGGTGTTACTTTCACATCATACACTAAAGATTTTCAACCAGTAGCATGATTGCACAATTGTTACAAGCTAAAGAAACACCAACATGATTTTCATTCTATGAAGCAATGTGGTTTGTAGAATAAATGCAACTTGTCAGTCTCAATAAAAATGAATGTCAAGAAGAGATACCCATGAGAAATCTACGTGGTACATTTCAGTTAACCAATAGAGAGGGCAGTCCATTATTGTTCAAGCAATCGTCAAGTTTCTTCAACATAGCAAAATGATGAAACTCTTAATCATTAGTTACTATACAAGTTTCTAGAAAGGGATTTATCAGAAAGAAAATCCATCATAGTACTTCAGTTCTGCTATCTTACCAAAATAAAGCCAATACTCCATATCATGTCTAAACATATCACAAGTCAAACTGATTTGCATTAGGAGtgaataaaattctaaatttcaGATTCAAAAGCAAAGATTTTCGATATCCATGGTAAGACTACATTCTTAAAGTTGAGCATTTTACAATTAAGCAATGTTGCTTCATATAATGATACTCAAAACAACACCAACTAATATAGACTTCATGGTATGATTGGTCACTTTGACATCCATCGATTTTCCACAAAGAATTATTTAAGTTCCCTATGTCTGAGAAAGTtccatttttttccttgtagaGAATCTAAATCAACAAGGAATAATGGAACAATCCACTTTCACATGATGATAAACCTCTATGCAAAAGCTTAGCAAGGGAAAAATCCCTAAATTTGTTCCTTCCATCTTCTTCATAAACAATTCAGGGCTGCTGCAGAAACCTTTAACATTAAAAGACATTCAAATTACAATAGCAAACCTGTTGACTATTCTTATGCTTTATTGCTACTTCCCCAGCATACCTGAGGCAACCTGCTGAAGCTCTGACAAACGGCTCATTGCTTTgctaataacaaaaaatcattcaaCAAAATCCTGTCTCCACCAAGTTATCTGCACAAAATGACCAAAATGAAAGGAACCCAGTTCAGCAACAATaatagaaaactaaaatatttggtaaaaaaaaatactaattccTTTTACCTTTTCCcaatttttagaaaacataaaGCCATCCCAGGATTTGTGCTTGGCAACTGGCAAAAGCAACTGTATAGCCAAGGCATAGAGAAGAGGGGGGAAATCAAAAACTAAAGTAGATGCTGTCCAAACCAGAACTATTGACCCACCACAAATaccatataataaaatacaaagatgGTCAAAGTGTCCAACAAA from the Populus nigra chromosome 1, ddPopNigr1.1, whole genome shotgun sequence genome contains:
- the LOC133671399 gene encoding ADP-ribosylation factor GTPase-activating protein AGD12-like, which encodes MSRLSELQQVASGKRRLKDLLLQSDNRFCADCGAPDPKWASANIGVFICLKCCGVHRSLGTHISKVLSVTLDEWSDDEIDAMIEVGGNLSANSIYEAFLPEGVSKPGPNSSNEERTRFIRSKYELQEFLKPSLRITSGKTSSSSLKSSLSTNLFDSFQIPSVSQNLDGIVEFMGILKVKVIKGTNLAIRDMMSSDPYVIVALGKQTAQTTVMKSNLNPVWNEELMLSVPQDFGPIKLSVFDHDTFSADDIMGEAEIDIQPLITSAMAFGDPEMFGNMQIGKWLKSNDNALVDDSIINIVDGKVKQEISLKLQNVESGELQVELEWMPLDQ